Proteins from a genomic interval of Marmoricola sp. OAE513:
- the rsmH gene encoding 16S rRNA (cytosine(1402)-N(4))-methyltransferase RsmH translates to MTTPSHVPVLLDRVVALVAPALTAPGSVFIDATLGLGGHSEAVLTRCPEAHVIGVDRDVHALDIAGKRLEPFAERTTLVHAVYDEIPDVLADLGRGPVQGILFDLGVSSMQLDVAERGFAYAVDAPLDMRMNDTTGLTAADVLNTYSGADLARILSSYGEEKFSRQIARAIVKERETEPFATSARLVELLYDVIPAPARRTGGHPAKRTFQALRIEVNDELGVLRRAIPAAIDSIGIGGRVVFMSYQSLEDRMVKQVITKRGTSTAPVDLPVVPEEHQPELKLLTRGSEKASAAEIEENPRAASVRVRAVERIRFKKDAA, encoded by the coding sequence ATGACGACCCCCTCCCACGTCCCGGTGCTCCTCGACCGGGTCGTTGCCCTGGTGGCCCCCGCGCTCACCGCGCCGGGCAGCGTGTTCATCGACGCGACCCTCGGCCTGGGCGGTCACAGCGAGGCCGTGCTGACCCGGTGCCCCGAGGCGCACGTGATCGGCGTCGACCGCGATGTGCACGCGCTCGACATCGCCGGCAAGCGGCTGGAGCCGTTCGCGGAGCGGACCACCCTGGTGCACGCCGTGTACGACGAGATCCCCGACGTCCTGGCCGACCTCGGCCGGGGCCCGGTGCAGGGGATCCTGTTCGACCTCGGCGTCTCCTCGATGCAGCTCGACGTCGCCGAGCGCGGGTTCGCCTACGCCGTCGACGCACCGCTGGACATGCGGATGAACGACACCACGGGCCTGACCGCCGCCGACGTGCTCAACACCTACAGCGGAGCGGACCTGGCCCGGATCCTCAGCTCGTACGGCGAGGAGAAGTTCTCCCGCCAGATCGCCCGGGCGATCGTGAAGGAGCGCGAGACCGAGCCCTTCGCCACCTCGGCCCGCCTCGTCGAGCTGCTCTACGACGTGATCCCGGCGCCGGCGCGTCGTACCGGGGGACACCCCGCCAAGCGCACCTTCCAGGCGCTTCGCATCGAGGTCAACGACGAGCTCGGCGTGCTGCGGCGGGCGATCCCCGCGGCGATCGACTCGATCGGCATCGGCGGGCGGGTCGTCTTCATGAGCTACCAGTCGCTCGAGGACCGGATGGTCAAGCAGGTCATCACCAAGCGCGGCACGTCCACGGCGCCGGTCGACCTGCCGGTCGTCCCCGAGGAGCACCAGCCCGAGCTGAAGCTGCTCACCCGCGGCAGCGAGAAGGCCTCGGCCGCCGAGATCGAGGAGAACCCCCGCGCCGCATCCGTCCGGGTGCGCGCCGTCGAACGGATCCGCTTCAAGAAGGACGCAGCATGA